Within Desulfobacter sp., the genomic segment GAATAATGGCCACCAGGTGCCAGACAAACTTGTCTTTTACCGTGGGGAAATCCTTTTTGATGATGTCTATGAGGGCGGCCATGGTCAGGATAAACGATAGCCCGACGGCAATGAGGATGTATAATAATGTATCTTCCATTGGTTCTGCTGTGTTTCCTTGTTTATTTTAATTTGTCGGAAATTTTCAGAAGGGCGTCCACATAGTAATTGCTGTGGTTGTATCTGAAAAGGACCTTGTGTTGCTGCTGGCGGCTGATGCCCGGTTTCCAGCCGTGGTGTCTTAAAAAATTGGCCACGGAAAAAATGGCATCGTTATGGTCGAAGAGGTCCACCCGGCCGTCGGCATTGCCGTCCCTGGCCAGGGTCAGGGCGTTTGAGGGCATGAATTGGGAGATGCCCATGGCACCGGCGTAAGAGCCCTTGATGGCGGCCGGGTCAATGCCTTCCCGATCGGCGTAGCGGATCAGGGCCTTAAGTTCCTCATAGCCCCATTGGGTCCGTTTCTCCACTTTTTTATCAAAGGTTGCCCGTTTGGGCTTTTTCTTATCCGGTATGGCGGCCCATACTTTTTCCTGGAGGGGTCTATCCGTGAGGGCGGCCATGGTGGACAGGGTGTTGATCACCGTCCGTTTGCCCAGGTAGGTTCCCAGCCGGGTCTCCACCAGGATGATGGCTGTGATGATGGTTTTGTCCACCCCCAATGCATTTTCCACATTATCCAGGGCTTCTTTGTGCCGGGCCATGTATTTTTTGGCCTTGGCAATGGATTTGGACGAAGAAAATTGGTCGTAGTTCAGGCTGGACTCTGAATGAATGAAAAATAGCGAGACCCCGTCGGGGGTGAAAAAAACATTCTCTTTGGAAAACAGGGCCTGGATTTTGTCCGCGTCAAATCCGTCTTTTATCAGCCGCTGTGCCAGGGGGGCCAACAGGTTCTCTTTAGCCGGGGCGGCAGCCCGGACATCTGGCGGTATGGAAGACGCGCATAAAAAGAAAAGCATTCCCAGGGCAGTTACGACAGGCAGGTTGAGTTTTTTCATATTCAAGGTGTCTGATCCCTTACTGGTTTAAAGCGTTTCAGTCCTGTTCCGGCAATTATTCCAGTCTGTTTATATAGCTTATTTTGTTTTTGAATGCATTAAAAAAAATGAAAGGGGATGCAGGGAGGCGGGAAGGCCCGGAAACAAAGCGTTTCCGGGCCTTAGGTGTTTCCTCAGCAGGCGCTTAGGAATTAGATGTCATAGTACAGGTAGAACTCATGGGGATGGGGACGGCTGATGACCGGTTTGACTTCATTTTCCATTTTGTAGTCAATCCAGTAGTCAATGACGTCCTTGGTGAATACGTCGCCCTTGAGCAGGAAGTCGTGGTCTGCGGCCAGGGCGTCCAGTGCTTCTTCCAGGGAACCCGGTGCAGATTTGATTTCTGCCAGTTCCTCGGGGGGCAGGTCATAGATGTTTTTGTCCATGGGATCGCCGGGATCAATTTTGTTCTGGATGCCATCCATCATGGCCATGGCGATGGCGGAGAAAGCCATGTAGCCGTTGGCAGAGGGATCCGGTGTTCTGAATTCGATCCGTTTGGCTTTGGGAGAGCCGGAGTACATGGGCAGACGGATGGCGGCGGAGCGGTTCCGGCTGGAGTAGGCCAGTTTGATGGGCGCTTCAAATCCCGGCACCAGACGCTTGTAGGAGTTAGTGGTGGGGTTGGTGATGGCACAAAGCGCCTTGCAGTGTTTCATGATGCCGCCGATGGCCCAGAGGGCGTTATCGGAAAGGCCTGCATATTTATTGCCGGCAAAGGTGGGTTCGCCGTCTTTCCAAAAGCTCATGTGGGTGTGCATGCCGGTACCGTTGTCGCCGTACAGGGGTTTGGGCATGAAAGTGACGGTGTGGCCGTATTTGGCAGCCACGTTTCTGAGGACATATTTGAACCAGGCCAGCTTGTCACCCATTTTGAGCAGGGAGTCGAAGCGCAGGTCGATTTCAGACTGTCCGGCCGAGGCGACCTCGTGGTGCTGGCATTCCATTTCAATACCCAGTTCTTCCAGGGTGAGCATCATTTCGGTTCTCATGTCCTGGTACTGATCTGTCGGCGGAAGGGGGAAATAGCCGTGTTTGGGTTTGATTTTGTAGCCCAGGTTGGGTTCGGAGCCGTCGCCGGTGTTCCAATGGGCTTCCGGAGAGTCAATTTCAAAAAAGGATGCCTGGGGATCAGAGGCGTAACGGATGTTGGAGAAGATAAAGAATTCAGGCTCGGGTCCAACAAAAATAGTGTCGCCCAGGCCGGTGCTCTTGATATACGCTTCGGTTCTTTTGGCGATGCCCCTGGGGTCGCGGCTGTAGGATTCCTGGGTGATGGGGTCGTGGATATTACCGATGATGGCCAGGGTCGGGACCTTGAAAAATGGATCGATTTTGGCGGTCTCCGGTTCGGGGATAACGATCATGTCGGAGTTGTCGATGTTCTGCCATGCCCGCATGGAAGATCCGTCAAAGCCGAAACCGTCTTCAAATGCAGATTCTGAGAGTTCGGAAATGGGCACTGAAAAATGCTGCCAGGTTCCGATGAAATCCATGTACCGGATATCGACTACTTTTACATCGTTTTCCTTTGCCATTGCGATTACGTCTTTAGGTGTCATGTTGATTCCCTTTCTTTGGTTTTGTGGTTTTTGTTTGCCTGTTTATTATTAGGGTTAAAACTGATTTAAATGGCTTCGTCGCCGCTCTCTCCGGTTCTGACGCGGATGGCCTGTTCAACCGGCAGCACAAATATTTTACCGTCACCGATTTTGCCGCTGTTGGCCGCGTTGCGGATGGTGGTTACGGCTTCATCCAGCCGTTCGTCATTGACAACGATTTCCAGTTTGATTTTTGGAACGAAATCCACGACATATTCCGCGCCCCTGTAGATTTCTTTGTGGCCTTTCTGCCGGCCGTAACCATTGACTTCCGTCACGGTCATGCCGTAGATGCCTATTTCGCTTAAGGCCTCTTTGACGTCGTCCAGTTTAAAGGGTTTGATAATTGCCTCAATTTTTCTCATTTACAACCTCCTTTGATGCGACTTTGGGAAGACAATTGATGGTGGATGTTTTTATCTGTTCTAATTTTTCCTGGGATTCGATTTTACGGTCTCCGTCCAGGTCCTTGACGTAGAAAATATCGATGACCTGGTCTATTTTAGTTGCCACCATGGCCACGTTGACGTTGAGCCCGCTCCGGTACAGGGTGTTGGTTACGGCAAAAAGCAGGCCGGGGAAATCATAGGTGAGCACCTCAATGATGGTAAAAAAACTGGAGGTTTCATTGTCTATGCGGACCTGGTTGGGCTCCGGCTGCCGCCCCGATGCAATGGTGATCTCGGACGGAATTTTGTCCAATGCCTTGTCCAGGTAGTGGTCGTCTTCCAGGGCCTGGTTCAGGTCTCGTTCGGCTTTTTCCCATTTTTCCTTTTCAAAAAGCCGGTCCTTGGGCGGGCGGACATTGAATACGTCCAGGATGTGGCTGTCCCCCAGGGAATAGGCCTGGGACGCTGCGATATCAATATTGTTGCGGAAGAATACGCCGGCGATCTTGGAGTAAAACCCGGGTTTGTCCTTGCCGCAGATGGAAACGGTACGCATATCCGAGCCGTTGTCCTTGGTGATCTGCCAGATGAATTCCCGGTCCCCCAGGTTCCGGTATAGATTGATGTGCTCTACGATGTTGCGGGCGGGTACGTATAGCAGATATCTTCTGGCCATGGCCGAAAGCTGCCGGTTGACTTCCTCCTCCCGCCAGCTTTCCCGGAGTAGGGTGAGGACGTCTTTTTTCTTTGTTTCAATGAGGCGGCTGCTCTTTTTGGAGACCAGTTCCCCGGTTTTGAGTATCCCCATGGTTTTGAGGAAAAGGTCTTTGAGCAACTGCTCGGTCCAGTCGTTCCAGGCTTTCGGGCCGGTGGCCTGGGAATCGGCCACGGTGAGCAAAAAGAGCATGCGCAGCAGTCTGATTTTCCCCACTTTGCCCGCAGTGTAAACCGCCGTCTCTTCATCAAAAATATCCCTCCGGGTGGCGGTTTTGGCCAGAAGGAGGTGGTGCCTGATGAGAAAAAGGATATCTTCTTTTTCCGTATCATTGAACCCCAGTCGGTCAATGATGGGGGTGGCAATACGGGCACCCCGCCTGGAATGTTCCTTGGCCGGGTCGGCCTTTCCGATATCGTGAAGGAGTCCGGCCACCAGCAGGACATTTTTATTCCGGATATCCTTGTATACCCCGGCATAAAGGTTGCTCATCATGGACGTGTCCGGGCTTTTAAAACTGTTGATGATCTGGACGCAGCGGATGGAATGCTTGTCCACCGGGAAAAGGTGGTAGTGGTTGTACTGGATTTTGTCCACCAGTGGGGAGAACTCCGGGATGAACCGCTGGAGGATGCCCGTGGACAGCATGACGTTCAGTACGTTGAATTTCCAGAAGGAGAGGGATAAGATCCGCTTGAATATTTTTATGCAGGCCGGATCCCGCCTCATTTTTTTATCCACCAGATGCCTGAACTCCGAAGCCACCCGCCTGGCCTCAATGGAGAGCGGGGTTTTGGTCCGTCCGCTTTCAAGGAATATTTTGAGCAGCAGATCCGGTTCCTGGAGAATGACCACGGTGTTGGCAAAAAAGAGGCGGCGTTTTTTGATCACCAGGCCGTTGGTGCCGGCCGGTTTGGGGGCGGCGCTCTCTTTTTTGATCCGGCAGGATGAGGCAATGTCCTCAAAGGTGATCTGGAAGATTTGCTTGAGGAATTCCATTTTTTCGTGGAGTTCTCCAAGGAAAATTTCCACCTCGGGGCGACCGGTTGTGTTGGTGTAATTCAGGAACCCTGCAACCTCGGGCTGTAATTCAAAATGCAGGGTATCGTTTTTCCGGCGGGAAATGTAGTGAAGCCGGTTACGTATGTTCCAGATATAGGCCAGTGATTCTTCCAGGCTGGTATATTCAAAATGGGAAAGAAACCCGTAGTACTCGAGGTCCCGCCTGGATTTAATGTCGGATTTGATTTTGGCGTACCAGAGCAGGGTGTGGTAATCCCTCAGCCCGCCGAATCCGGATTTCAGGTCAGGTGCCACAAGATAGGTGGAGTCGCCGAAGTCTTCCAGGCGTTTCTCTCCGTTTTCATATAAGTAATTCAGGGCGTCCTTTAGGTGTTTGCCGGCCAGTTGCTGCCTGAATTTTTCCATGAATGCGGAGTAAACCAGGGAGGCCCCGCAGATAAACCGGGCATCCAGTACCGTGGTCAGGATATCGAAGCGTTCAAAGGACATTTTAATGCACTCATCAATATTCCTGACTGCGTATCCCACTTCGAACCGGGCGTCCCACAGGGGATAGAGCAGTTCCTGAACAAAGGCTTCCACATCCGGGGGGACGGTCTTGTCAAAGAGGATGAGCAGGTCGATATCCGAATGGATGCATTGTTCCTTTCTGCCGTATCCCCCCAGGGCAATGACGGCAAAAGGATCTCCTGAAATGACCATTTTACGGGCGGCAATGCTCTTTTCAAATACAGAAAGAAAGTATTCATCAAGGCAGCCGGTTAACCGTTCAAGGAAGTTTTCGGCATTGCCCGCCAGAAACTCTTTGATCAGGTTTTCTTTTTGTTCGATTAACCGGTTGGCTTCCCTGCTTTCCATATGCTGAATTCAGTCCCTGTTATGTTTTGAGCGGCGTTTCTGCCCCTCGCGTTAAATCTTCGGAGCCGATATACTGCAATGGCTGTGCCACCCCTTTGATGTCAAGGGTTTTGCCGGGATGGCAAAATGGAGCTATGCTGCACATATGGAAATTCGAAATTTTAATTACAAAAATGTCTGTTTTATGATTTTTATACTTACATTTTTGTAATTAAAATTTTATGGGGAATTTATTGGTAAAATTTCAGCAGAGGATTGCGGAGAGGAAAATAAAACAGCCGGACAATTTACTTGCCCGGCTGGATAAATTCTGGACCCGGCGGCCCGGAAATTGAGAACAAATCTGAAAATTAATCTTTTTCGATTTTTTCCGGTTCGTCCTTTTTGTCTTCAATGGGTTCTTTTGTGGCTTTCTTAAAGTTTTTAATGCCTTTGCCCAGCCCGGCTCCGATTTCCGGCAGTTTCCCTGCACCGAAAATGATGAGGATGATAACAAGGATAATTATCAGTTCAGGCATTCCGATTCCACCAATCATAATATGCTCCTAAATTTATTGCATGGCGTTAAACTCAAATAAATCAAGATAGTTTACTTAGCATGTCATCCCGGGGGTGTCAATCTCTAAGAAGTTCAGGTATATCGGAATAAAAATACGTTTTTGTAATTTAAATTCAGTAGCCCTGGAAATGAGCCTTATAGAATACTCGCCATTGCCGGTCAGGAATAATATTTTAGAGTTGACTATAAAAACCCGGCCTGTTAACCAGAACAGTGTTCATCAGTATTATAAACCCGAAACAGATTGACGGAGACTTCCATGACAAAAAATCCAGACGCCCAGTTCCAGGGGGCACAACGATATGTACTGGACCCGGAGCTGGCTTCCATTGTCAATATATCCATGAAGCTGGAAATGCCCCTGCTGCTCAAGGGGGAGCCCGGAACCGGCAAAACCATGCTGGCCCATGCTATCGCCGATACCCTGGATATGCCACTGATCATCCTCAATGTGAAATCCAGCATGAAACTGGTGGAGGCGCTCTACCAGTACGACACCCTGACCCGGCTCAATGATTCCAGGTTCGGGGACTCCTCCAGAAACGTGAGCAATATTGAGGAATATATTAAAATGGGTAAGATCGGCCAGGCCTTTTGTGCTGACCGGCGGGCCGTCCTGCTCATTGATGAGATCGACAAGGCCGACACCGATTTCCAGGATGATATGCTGGACGTGCTGGACCAGATGCAGTTTGATATTATTGAAACCGACCGCACCGTTTCCGCCGTTAACCGGCCTGTGATCATCATCACCTCCAATGCCAAAAAAGACCTGTCAGACCCATTCCTGGGCCGGTGCAACTTCCATCACATCGCCTTCCCCGAGCCCAAAATGATGCGCAAGATTATCCGGGTCCATTTCCCGGACATCGACAGCAAACTGGCAGAGAATGCCATTTCTGCCTTTTATTCCCTGCGTGAGATCGACGGCATTGAAAAAAAACCGGCCACCCGGGAACTGATCAATTGGATTCGGGCCCTGAACGCCGATTCTGATTTCCATGCCAAGGACCTGGTCAAAGGCAGCATGCCCTTTTTGGGCGTATTGTTCAAAAAAAGCCCTGATTATGAGCGGGCAAAGAATATGACGGCCCGGCGGAAACTTTTTTAAGGGCGGTTCCCTATGTTTCTCAAGTTTTTTTATACTTTAAAGGATGTGGGAATTCCCGTATCGCCCACCTCTTTTCTCACCCTGCAAAAGGCCCTGCACCAGGGGCTGATCAACAGTCTGGATGAGTTCTACACCTGCGCCCGTTCCATTTTGGTGAAAAGCGAGCGGTATTTCGACCTATACGACCAGGTCTTTGCTCACCATTTTGACGGGGTGCCCCTGCCCGAGGATGCCGGTTTTGAGATTGATGACATGGCCCGTGCCATGCTGGACGAATGGCTGAAGAATCCCAAGACCATGGCCGATGCCCTGGGTGTTGACCAGGAAAAACTCAACAAGATGTCCCCGGACGAACTCATTGAGTATTTTAAAAAGCGGCTCAAGGACCAGGACGGCCGCCACGACGGGGGCGGCAAATGGATCGGCACCGGGGGGTATTCTCCTGTGGGACATTCCGGATACCACCCCGGGGGAATGCGGGTGGGGGGCGAGTCCAGGAATAAATCCGCCGTCAAGGTGGCCAACGAACGCCGGTACAAGGATTATTCCACCCACGGGCCCCTGACCCAGGCCAATATCGGGGAGGCCCTCAAGCGGCTGCGCAATATGATCCCGGCCGGCCCCAGGGACCAGATCAATGTGGACGAAACCATCCGGGAGACCATGCGCAACGGCGGGGAGATTGAACTGGTATTCGACCGGGCCATGAAGGACCGGCTGAAAGTGATTCTGGCCATTGACAACGGCGGCTGGTCAATGGACCCTTACATCCAGGTGGTCCAGACCCTGTTTGACTATGCCCGGGCCCAGTTCAAAGAGGTGAAGACCTATTTTTTCCATAACACCATTTACGACTACCTCTGGGAGGATTCATCCCGGTATAAAAAGCCCAAAAAAATCATGGACTTTTCACGGCTGGACCCGGAAACCAGGCTCATTGTGGTGGGGGATGCCAGCATGGCGCCTTACGAGCTCATGGCCCATGACGGCTCCATTCACATCAGCGAGCGCAGCGGGCGGCCCAGTATTGAACAGCTGAAATTTCTCACCGATACATTTTCCCATTCGGTCTGGCTCAACCCGGTCTCCGAATCCATGTGGGGGTATACCCACACCATCCTGACCATCTCCAAGATTTTTTCCATGTACGAGCTTTCCCTGGACGGCCTTGAAAAGGCCGTGACCAAACTTATGGAAAAGGGGTAGGGCAGGCGGCGGGAAGGGTTAATCCGAGCCCAGGGTGATATTATAAAGTCTTAAAGTGTTCTTGAACACCGCCCGGGCCAGGTGGTCCGGATCCGCCCCACGCACCTGGGCCAGCCGTTCCATCACGGAACCGACAAAGGCAGGTTCGTTGCGCCGGAATTTATTCTTCTGGGGTTTGGGCGTGAGATAGGGGGCGTCGGTTTCAATGAGCAGCCGGTCCTCGGGAATCAGGGGGGCGATCTGTCTTAGGTATTCCCCCCGCTGGAGGATGGTGAGGATGCCGGTGATGCCGATGTAATATCCCAGATCCAGATACTTGAACATCTCTTCCTTTGTGCCGGAAAAGCAGTGGACCACCCCTTTCCGGGATGCAGGGCCGTCGGATTTGAGGATTTCGTAAAACCTCCCCTTGGAGTCCCTCTCATGGAAGATCATGGGCAGGTCCAGTTCGCCGGCCATGGCCAGCTGGGCCGAAAAGCAGGCTTCCTGGTCCTCTGTGGGGGAGAACATGCGGTTAAAGTCCAAACCGGTTTCCCCCCAGGCCCTGACGCAGGGGTTTTCAAGGGCCATGGCCCGCAGTTCCTCCAGCACGGTGGCCGAGCACTGGATGGCGTCGTGGGGATGGACGCCCACGGAGGTAAATACGTTGTCGAACCGCCCTGCAATTTCAATGGCTTTGCAGGAGGTCGCCCGGTCAATGCCCACCACCATCATTGCCCGGACTCCGGCATCCCGGGCCCGGTCCATTACATCGTGAAGATCGGCATCATAGCTCTTATCGTCAATGTGGCAGTGGGAATCAAAAAGCATCATTGGTTTTCCTAAAGGGTCTTTCGGCCTCTTCCAAAGTATATACATAAAAAGCCTTCACTGAGGTTGGAAGAAGCCGGTTTACGGGTTCAGTGAAGGCTTTGTGTAAGAAAAACTGTTTGCAGCACTCCTTGACACAAGCGGTTTATATCAGTAAATTCAATTTCAGTCAATTATTCATGGGTCTTTAAGGGGATGGAGCAGCTTAGGAGTGTATGAACGCGGACGGCGGTAAAGCCAATATTATCAGACTGTTTAATGTGTGCAAACGGTACGGCGGCAAGATGGCGCTGGATGACATCACCCTGGATATTGAGCCCGGCGAATTCATCATCGTCTCAGGCCCCTCGGGTGCGGGGAAGTCGACCCTGCTCAAGGTGCTCTATCTGGCAGAGCGGGTATCCGAAGGCCAGATCCTCATCGACGGGATGAACCTGGCCCGGATTTCAGCTTCCAAGCTGCCTTTTCTGCGGCGCCGTTTCGGCATGGTGTTCCAGGATTTCAAGCTTATCCCCAACAGGACCGTATTTGAAAACGTGGCCCTGGTTCTCAAGGTGGCCGGGGAGAAACCCGCCTATATACGAAAAAAGGTGATGCATGTACTCCGGGTGACGGGCATGGAGAAAAAGGCCAACCACCTTCCGCCCACCCTCTCCGGCGGTGAACAGCAGCGGGTGGCTGTGGCCCGTGCCGTGGTCGGGGAACCGGCCATCATCCTGGCCGACGAACCCACGGGCAGCCTGGATAAGGAATCCGCCCGCAGGGTGCTGGATCTGCTGCTGGATTACCATAAAAAAGGGGCCACCATCCTTATCGCCAGCCATAACCTGGGTCTCATCGAAAGCTCTGTACGGGGCCGGAATATCGCCCTTGAGGACGGCAAACTCAAAGGGATTTCCACCATGCTCTACTAAACAAAGAAGACTGAACCATGATTCGATTTTTAAAAAAAGCCTATGCAGATATCCGGTCCAACCGGTTTTTAAACCTGATCACCGTGATGACCATTGCTCTTTCAATCCTTCTGGTTTCAGTGTTCATGCTTTTTTTTGAAAATGCCAGCCGGGTGCTTGAGTCCTGGAATCAGGGGGGGCGGGCCATGGTTTATCTGAGTGGGGAGTTTCAGCCCCCCATGCTGCCCGGTCTCAGGGAGCGGCTCAATGCCATTGGCGGTATTCAGGAGGTCCACTTTATCCACAGAGATAAGGCCCTGGCGCGGCTCCAAAAGGAAATGGGGTCCAAAACCGAGTTTTTGTCCAGCCTGAAGACCAACCCCCTTCCCCATGCCCTGGAAATCACCATGGTATCCTATTCCAGTTTCGAAGAGGTCAAGGCGCTGGCGGACCGGATTGAAAGCATTGATCTGGTGGATTCCGTTGAATACGGCCAGGGGTGGCTGGGGCGGTTTCTGAGATTATTCAACCTTTTCAAGATGACGGGCTATGCCATGTGCAGCCTTTTTTTGCTGATCGCCCTTTTCATAACGGCCAATACGGTGCGCCTGGCCTTTTATGCCAGAAAAACAGAAGTTGAAATAATGCGGCTGGTGGGGGCCACCGAAGGGTTCATCAAAACCCCGTTTTACGTTGAGGGGGTGTTCCAGGGGTTCCTGGGCGGCCTGCTGGGCATGGGGCTCCTGCTGGCAGGGTTTCTCACTCTTTCATCGGGCATCACCCGGAACCTGGGCTCCTATGTCTACATGGACATCAGGTTCCTTTCCTGGCAGGCCATGGCCGTGATCCTTTTTTCAAGTACATTTTTAGGTTGGTTTGGATGCTTTTTATCCCTGAAGCAAATTTTAAAATAGGCAAACCGTTTCTCTGTGCGTGGCTTTTAGCATGGCTTGCACTGGTCCCGGCAGCAGCGTCGGGGGCGGAGGTCCTGTATCAGGGAACGGTCACCGCCCATAAGCTGAATATCAGGGAACGGCCGGCCAGGGGCAGTGCCGTGGTCCTGGTGCTTGACAAGGGAGAGGAAGTGGAGGTGCTGGAAGCCAGAGGCGGCATCGGCGGCTGGCTTCTGGTCCGTTACCACGGAGAAGAGGGATATGTGCGCAACCGGCCTCAGTATATTGCTCTGGTACAATCTGAACCGGCCCAGGCGGCACCCAGGACCGTCACGGCAAAAGTTCTCAAACCCAAACCCCCAAAGGACGCGCCCCATTCTGAAGAGATAAAGGCAAAGCCCGCCGATCCGGCCCCGGAAGCGGCCAGGGCCAGGAAAAAGGCCATAAAACAGCAGATAGAGGAGGAGGCCCGGAAGGTGGCCTCTTTTTCCGAAAAAGAGGTGGAGATTCTGGACGGGCTCAATGCCATTGATTTTGCCCTGAACCAGGCACGGGTGCGGTCGGTTGACCTGAGGCGGGAGACCCGGGCCCTGACCCTTGAGATTGACCGGATACAGGGGAGCCTCAGCACATTGGCCAAAGCCATGGATAAGAACCAGGCCTATGCCGGCCGCAGGCTCAATGCCCTGTACCGCATGCATATGATGGGCAGCCTGGAGATGGCAGGCCCTCCTGCCTCCCTATTTGATTTTTTTATCAAGCAGAAGTCCCTTAAAAAGGTGGTGGCTTCTGATTTCTCCCTTCTGGAGAAGCAGGCCGGCGACCTGAGGGAACTGGGCCGGCTGGAAGATGATTTGAGCCGCCAGATCGCATCGCGAACGGCATTGGAGGAGGAACTGGCCCTGCAGATCCGCATCCGGGAAAAAGAGTCCAGAAAGAAATCCGCCATCCTCCAGGAAATCCGCCAAAAGAAGAAATTGTCCCAGGCTGCCATTGCATCATTGAAATCCTCGGCCAAAGCACTTGACCAGGCCCTGGACCGGATGGGGATGCGGGGAAGCCCGGCCCTGGATAATACCTCATTTGTCCGGCAGAAGGGGCGTCTGGCCGCACCGGTGCCGGGCAAAATCGTTTCCCGTTACGGCAAGGCAAGGAAAGGGGATTACAATTCCTTCACTTTTCAAAGCGGAATTGATATAAGGGTGGAACGGGGAGAGCCCGTACGCTCGGTGTTCAAAGGGGAAGTCATGTTTGCCCGGTGGCTCAAGGGGTACGGCAACCTGGTCATTATCAACCACGGAGACAATTACTATACCCTGTATGCCCATGTGGAAGAGGTGTTTAAGAAAAAAGGAGAATCGGTGGGCACGGGAGAAGTGATTGCAACGGCTGGAGACACCGGTTCCATTAAAGGTCTCTGCCTCCATTTTGAAGTCCGCCACCACGGCAAGCCGGTCAATCCCATGACCTGGCTGAAAAAAGGAGCCTGACAGATGAAAGATGATTATTTTCCGATGATGGGGCGTTGCGCCCTGGCCCTGCTGGTGACGGTCCTGCTGTGGGCCGGACAGGTATCGCCAGTGCGGGCGGCCGGGG encodes:
- a CDS encoding PLDc N-terminal domain-containing protein — encoded protein: MEDTLLYILIAVGLSFILTMAALIDIIKKDFPTVKDKFVWHLVAIIPVIGWLLYFALGAKKGKKKTFTP
- a CDS encoding ATP-binding cassette domain-containing protein, translating into MNADGGKANIIRLFNVCKRYGGKMALDDITLDIEPGEFIIVSGPSGAGKSTLLKVLYLAERVSEGQILIDGMNLARISASKLPFLRRRFGMVFQDFKLIPNRTVFENVALVLKVAGEKPAYIRKKVMHVLRVTGMEKKANHLPPTLSGGEQQRVAVARAVVGEPAIILADEPTGSLDKESARRVLDLLLDYHKKGATILIASHNLGLIESSVRGRNIALEDGKLKGISTMLY
- a CDS encoding P-II family nitrogen regulator, which gives rise to MRKIEAIIKPFKLDDVKEALSEIGIYGMTVTEVNGYGRQKGHKEIYRGAEYVVDFVPKIKLEIVVNDERLDEAVTTIRNAANSGKIGDGKIFVLPVEQAIRVRTGESGDEAI
- a CDS encoding MoxR family ATPase, encoding MTKNPDAQFQGAQRYVLDPELASIVNISMKLEMPLLLKGEPGTGKTMLAHAIADTLDMPLIILNVKSSMKLVEALYQYDTLTRLNDSRFGDSSRNVSNIEEYIKMGKIGQAFCADRRAVLLIDEIDKADTDFQDDMLDVLDQMQFDIIETDRTVSAVNRPVIIITSNAKKDLSDPFLGRCNFHHIAFPEPKMMRKIIRVHFPDIDSKLAENAISAFYSLREIDGIEKKPATRELINWIRALNADSDFHAKDLVKGSMPFLGVLFKKSPDYERAKNMTARRKLF
- the tatA gene encoding twin-arginine translocase TatA/TatE family subunit; this encodes MIGGIGMPELIIILVIILIIFGAGKLPEIGAGLGKGIKNFKKATKEPIEDKKDEPEKIEKD
- a CDS encoding lytic murein transglycosylase codes for the protein MKKLNLPVVTALGMLFFLCASSIPPDVRAAAPAKENLLAPLAQRLIKDGFDADKIQALFSKENVFFTPDGVSLFFIHSESSLNYDQFSSSKSIAKAKKYMARHKEALDNVENALGVDKTIITAIILVETRLGTYLGKRTVINTLSTMAALTDRPLQEKVWAAIPDKKKPKRATFDKKVEKRTQWGYEELKALIRYADREGIDPAAIKGSYAGAMGISQFMPSNALTLARDGNADGRVDLFDHNDAIFSVANFLRHHGWKPGISRQQQHKVLFRYNHSNYYVDALLKISDKLK
- the glnA gene encoding type I glutamate--ammonia ligase encodes the protein MTPKDVIAMAKENDVKVVDIRYMDFIGTWQHFSVPISELSESAFEDGFGFDGSSMRAWQNIDNSDMIVIPEPETAKIDPFFKVPTLAIIGNIHDPITQESYSRDPRGIAKRTEAYIKSTGLGDTIFVGPEPEFFIFSNIRYASDPQASFFEIDSPEAHWNTGDGSEPNLGYKIKPKHGYFPLPPTDQYQDMRTEMMLTLEELGIEMECQHHEVASAGQSEIDLRFDSLLKMGDKLAWFKYVLRNVAAKYGHTVTFMPKPLYGDNGTGMHTHMSFWKDGEPTFAGNKYAGLSDNALWAIGGIMKHCKALCAITNPTTNSYKRLVPGFEAPIKLAYSSRNRSAAIRLPMYSGSPKAKRIEFRTPDPSANGYMAFSAIAMAMMDGIQNKIDPGDPMDKNIYDLPPEELAEIKSAPGSLEEALDALAADHDFLLKGDVFTKDVIDYWIDYKMENEVKPVISRPHPHEFYLYYDI
- the glnD gene encoding [protein-PII] uridylyltransferase, with the protein product MESREANRLIEQKENLIKEFLAGNAENFLERLTGCLDEYFLSVFEKSIAARKMVISGDPFAVIALGGYGRKEQCIHSDIDLLILFDKTVPPDVEAFVQELLYPLWDARFEVGYAVRNIDECIKMSFERFDILTTVLDARFICGASLVYSAFMEKFRQQLAGKHLKDALNYLYENGEKRLEDFGDSTYLVAPDLKSGFGGLRDYHTLLWYAKIKSDIKSRRDLEYYGFLSHFEYTSLEESLAYIWNIRNRLHYISRRKNDTLHFELQPEVAGFLNYTNTTGRPEVEIFLGELHEKMEFLKQIFQITFEDIASSCRIKKESAAPKPAGTNGLVIKKRRLFFANTVVILQEPDLLLKIFLESGRTKTPLSIEARRVASEFRHLVDKKMRRDPACIKIFKRILSLSFWKFNVLNVMLSTGILQRFIPEFSPLVDKIQYNHYHLFPVDKHSIRCVQIINSFKSPDTSMMSNLYAGVYKDIRNKNVLLVAGLLHDIGKADPAKEHSRRGARIATPIIDRLGFNDTEKEDILFLIRHHLLLAKTATRRDIFDEETAVYTAGKVGKIRLLRMLFLLTVADSQATGPKAWNDWTEQLLKDLFLKTMGILKTGELVSKKSSRLIETKKKDVLTLLRESWREEEVNRQLSAMARRYLLYVPARNIVEHINLYRNLGDREFIWQITKDNGSDMRTVSICGKDKPGFYSKIAGVFFRNNIDIAASQAYSLGDSHILDVFNVRPPKDRLFEKEKWEKAERDLNQALEDDHYLDKALDKIPSEITIASGRQPEPNQVRIDNETSSFFTIIEVLTYDFPGLLFAVTNTLYRSGLNVNVAMVATKIDQVIDIFYVKDLDGDRKIESQEKLEQIKTSTINCLPKVASKEVVNEKN
- a CDS encoding TatD family hydrolase, translated to MMLFDSHCHIDDKSYDADLHDVMDRARDAGVRAMMVVGIDRATSCKAIEIAGRFDNVFTSVGVHPHDAIQCSATVLEELRAMALENPCVRAWGETGLDFNRMFSPTEDQEACFSAQLAMAGELDLPMIFHERDSKGRFYEILKSDGPASRKGVVHCFSGTKEEMFKYLDLGYYIGITGILTILQRGEYLRQIAPLIPEDRLLIETDAPYLTPKPQKNKFRRNEPAFVGSVMERLAQVRGADPDHLARAVFKNTLRLYNITLGSD